The following DNA comes from Nitrogeniibacter aestuarii.
ATATCGTCATGAAGGGCTATCTCAAGAACGAAAAAGCCACTGAAGAGGCCTTCCGCGGCGGCTGGTACCACACCGGCGATCTTGCCGTGATGCAGCCGGACGGCTACGTCAAGATCAAGGACCGTTCCAAGGACGTCATCATCTCGGGGGGTGAGAACATTTCGTCCATCGAGGTCGAGGACGCGCTCTACAAACACCCGGCCGTGATGGCCGCCGCCGTGGTGGCTGCGCCGGATCCCAAGTGGGGCGAAATCCCGGCTGCGTTCATCGAAGTGCGTGAGGGCGCTTCTGTGACCGAGGAAGAAATCCGCGAGCATTGCCGGGCCCATCTGGCGGGCTTCAAGCAGCCCAAGATCATCACCTTCTGTGAGGTGCCCAAGACATCCACCGGGAAGATCCAGAAGTTCGTGTTGCGCGAGCGCATGAAATCGACCGGCGCGATCGAGTAAGCACCAGAACCACTCATGCCGGGGCGCAGAAACGCTCCGGCGAACCATTCAATGCGACAAAGATCGCTGAGGAGAGGAGAGAACCATGTCGGATTCGATCGAACCGATGGTGTTGCGCAACGACCGTGACGGTGTTGCCCACCTGATCCTGAACCGCCCGGCTCAATTCAACGCCCTGTCGGATGCCATGCTCGGCGCACTTATCGAGCAGCTTGAAGTGATCGGGGCGGATGAGTCCGTGCGCGTTGTCGTGATCGGCGGGGCCGGCAAGGCCTTCTGTGCCGGCCACGATCTGAAGGAAATGCGTGGCAACCACACCCTGGACTTTCAGCAGGCGTTGTTCCGCAAATGCGGCAAGCTCATGATGAAGATCCAGAAGCTGCCACAGCCGGTGATCGCGCGTATTCACGGGATTGCCACCGCAGCCGGTTGCCAGTTGGTGTCCATGTGCGATCTGGCCGTGGCGGCTGATGTGTCACGCTATGCGGTTTCGGGCATCAATGTGGGCCTGTTCTGTGCCACGCCTGCCGTCGGGCTGTCGCGCAACATGGGCCGCAAGGAAGCCTTCGAGATGCTGGTCACCGGCGATTTCATCGACGCGGCCGAGGCGCAGCGTCGCGGATTGGTGAACCGGGTCGTTCCGCTCGATCAGCTCGATGATGAGCTCGGCAAGCTGACGGCCTCCATCTGCGCCAAGACACCGGTCGCAGTGCGCATGGGCAAGCAGTTGTTCTATCAGCAACTTGAAACCGGCATCGAGGCGGCGTACCAGATGGCCTCCGAGACCATGGCCTGCAACATGATGACCGAGGACGCGGCCGAGGGGATCGACGCCTTCATCGCCAAGCGCCCGCCCCAGTGGAAAGGGCGCTGAAATCTGATCGATGCTGATCGACACCCACTGTCATCTGGACGCCGCCGAGTTTGCGTTTGATCGCTCTTTGGTGATCGCGCGGGCGAGAGCGGCGGGTGTCGAAGGCTTTGTTGTGCCGGCGGTGACTGCAGCAGGCTTTGATGGGCTCAACACGCTTGCCGACATGACCCCGGGCGTGGCCCGAGCGTTCGGCCTGCACCCGATGTTCATCGGCTCGGCGTGCCCAGACGATCTCGACTGCCTCGAACGGCAACTCCAGCGAAATGATGTGGTGGCCGTGGGTGAAATCGGTCTCGATGGCTTTGTGCCTGAGCCCGACATGTCACGCCAGCAGACCTGGTTCGAGGATCAGCTGCAGCTGGCGAAGCGTCATGACTTGCCGGTGATTCTTCACGTCAGAAAGGCCGTCGCGCCCATCATCGAAGCGCTCAAGCGGGTCGGCGTGTCGGGCGGGATCGCCCATGCCTTCAACGGATCGCGCCAGCAGGCGGATCAACTCACTGCGCTGGGTTTCAAGCTGGGGTTCGGCGGTACGGTCACCTTCGAAGGTTCACGCCGGATTCGGGCGCTTGCCGCTGAATTGCCCCTCGATGCCATCGTGCTCGAAACGGATGCGCCGGACATCCCCCCCGCCTGGGATCGTGGAGGGCGCAACGAGCCCGCCAATGTTGCCCGGGTGGCGAGCGAGATTGCCCGGCTCAGAGGGCTCGATGTCGCAACGGTGATCGCGGCCACCGGGCGAAATGCCCTGGCCGTGCTGCCGCGTCTAGGCGACGTGCTCGCGGCGGGTTGAAGCGGAGCGGGCGATCAGGTCCGCAATGTCGCGCTTGAGCGTGTCGAGGTCGGGTGAAAACTGGTCGCAAAACATCAGCGAAACGCCGAATACATACGCATAGAGCAGCATGCTGCGACTCGACGCTTCTGCCATTGGCACACCGCAGGCCAGGAACAGCGCACGGGCGCAATCGAGGCGCTTGGTATCCACCTCTTCAACGACCGCCGCCGCCAGGGCGTCGCGTTTGGCCCAATCCCTGACCGCAAGCTCGATCATGATGCCCCGCCGGCTGCGACTGGTGCTGTAGACATCGATCACGTGGTGAATCTGCGCCAACTCATTGCCGGGCTCGGCCGTGGTCTGTTTGACGATGTCGCGGATGCGGCCATCTTTCCAGTGGTTCAGCACGGCGTCGAGCAGATCGCGCCGGTCCTTGAAGTGCCAGTAGAAGCTGCCCTTGGTGACTTTGAGGTGCTTGGCGAGCAGCTCGACACGCAAGCCGGTGACGCCTTCCTTGGCCAGCAGCTCGATCGCTGAATCCACCCACGCCTGACGGTCGAGCTGGGTACGCGGCTTGGTCGAAGTTTTTTCCATACGCAACAGTATTGACAAAAATTGGCTCCATACGCTACCGTACGGTCGCTGATTGGGAAACAGCCGATCCGGGCACCGTCTCCTGCAACATCAAGGAATGACATGCGGTGCCATAATGAGGGTGCTTTCAGGCGGCGCCGCCAGGTGCTTGCAAAGAGATAACGAACAAGTTTGAGGAGCTCGGTTTTGAAGATTCTGGTTCCCGTAAAACGGGTGGTCGATTACAACGTCAAGGTGCGCGTCAAGAGCGATAACACCGGCGTGGATGTGGCCAACGTGAAGATGAGCATGAACCCCTTCGATGAAATCGCTGTGGAAGAAGCAGTGCGTCTGAAGGAAGCCGGTATTGCCACCGAGGTGGTGGCGGTATCGTGCGGCGTTGCCCAGTGTCAGGAAACGCTGCGCACGGCGATGGCCATCGGCGCTGATCGCGGCATTCTGGTGCAGACGGACGAGGAGTTGCAGCCGCTGGCGGTGGCCAAGCTGCTCAAGGCCATCTGCGAGAAGGAAAATCCCGAATTGGTGGTGCTGGGCAAGCAGGCGATTGACGACGACGCCAACCAGACCGGTCAGATGCTCGCATCGATGATGAAGCTGCCGCAGGCAACTTTCGCGTCCAAGGTGGCGATTGCCGACGGCAAGGCCACGGTGACGCGTGAGATTGACGGCGGACTCGAGACACTGACCATGCCGTTGCCGGCCATCGTGACCACCGACCTGCGTCTGAACGAGCCGCGCTACGCCACGCTGCCGAACATCATGAAGGCCAAGAAGAAGCCGCTGGACAACTTCACCCCGGTCGATCTCGGGGTTGATGTCAGCCCGCGCCTCAAGACCCTGAAGGTTGAAGAGCCGCCCAAGCGTAGCGCTGGTGTGAAGGTTGCGGATGTGGCCGAACTGGTCGCCAAACTCAAGAACGAAGCGAAGGTGATCTGACCATGAGTATTCTTGTCATCGCAGAACACGACAACGCCGAAGTCAAGGCGTCCACCCTGAACGCCATCGCAGCCGCAAAGGCCATCGGTGGCGACATCGATCTGCTCGTCGCCGGTAGCGGTTGCGGTGCCGTGGCCGAGGCCGTCGCCAGGCTCGATGGTGTCACCAGGGTGCTGGTGGCCGATGCGGCCCACTACGCCGATCAGGGCGCCGAGAACGTGGCCGAACTCATCTCGTCGCGGGCGTCCGGGTACAGCCATGTGCTGGCGCCGGCAACCACCTTCGGCAAGAACGTGCTGCCGCGTGTGGCTGCCACGCTGGATGTGGCGCAGATCTCCGACATCATCGCAGTGGAATCGGCGGACACGTTCAAGCGCCCGATCTATGCCGGCAATGCCATTGCCACCGTGCAGAGTGCGGATGCCGTCAAGGTGATCACCGTGCGGACCACCGCGTTCGAGGCCGTGGGCGAGGGTGGCTCGGCGAGCGTCGAGGCGATTGACGCGGCCGTCGATACCGGCATGTCGTCGCTGGTTGGCCGCGAGCTGACGGTGTCGGAGCGTCCCGAGCTGGGCGCTGCAGGCATCATCGTCTCCGGCGGCCGCGGTCTGGGCAGTGGGGAAAACTATCACCAGCTGCTCGAGCCGCTGGCCGACAAACTCGGCGCTGCGCTGGGTGCCAGCCGTGCGGCTGTGGATGCCGGCTACGTGCCGAACGACTATCAGGTGGGTCAGACCGGCAAGATCGTCGCCCCGCAGCTGTACGTGGCCATCGGTATCTCCGGTGCCATCCAGCACCTGGCCGGCATGAAAGACTCCAAGGTGATCGTGGCGATCAACAAAGACGAGGAAGCGCCAATCTTCCAGGTGGCCGACTACGGGCTTGTGGCCGACCTGTTCGAGGCGGTCCCGGCGCTGACCGGCGAGCTGGGCTGAGAGGCCTGTTCAGGTGAATCTGGCTGCCGAGCTGTTTCCGGCCGCCTGGCTCTGGAGCGCGGGCCTGATCGCGCTGGCAGTGGCTGTGTGGATGGTGCGCACGGGGCCCTGGGCCTCGTTGCGAGAGCCGGTTCGCCTGAACCTCTTTCTCGGCTGTGGCGTCATGCTGGCGCTGGTCTGGAGCCTCAAGGCCGGAGTCAATCCCGGACTCGATATCCATCTGCTCGGTGCCATGGTCGTCACGCTGGTGATGGGCCCGCAACTGGGCATGGCCGCGCTGGGGCTTGCCCTGGCGGGTGTCACGCTCAACGGCGGCGCTGAATGGTTGGCGTTTCCGATCAACTGGCTGGTGATGGCGGTGGTGCCCGTTGCAGTTGCCAATACGTACTTCCGATTGATCGAGCGGTTCGCCCCGAAGCATTTTTTTGTGTTCATTTTCGTGATCGCGTTTTTCGGCAGTGCCATCACGGCACTCGCTCAAGGCGTGTTTGCATCAACCGTACTGTGGGCGGCAGGGGCCTACACCTACGATTTCCTGATGGCGCAATACCTGCC
Coding sequences within:
- a CDS encoding enoyl-CoA hydratase — its product is MSDSIEPMVLRNDRDGVAHLILNRPAQFNALSDAMLGALIEQLEVIGADESVRVVVIGGAGKAFCAGHDLKEMRGNHTLDFQQALFRKCGKLMMKIQKLPQPVIARIHGIATAAGCQLVSMCDLAVAADVSRYAVSGINVGLFCATPAVGLSRNMGRKEAFEMLVTGDFIDAAEAQRRGLVNRVVPLDQLDDELGKLTASICAKTPVAVRMGKQLFYQQLETGIEAAYQMASETMACNMMTEDAAEGIDAFIAKRPPQWKGR
- a CDS encoding TatD family hydrolase, which encodes MLIDTHCHLDAAEFAFDRSLVIARARAAGVEGFVVPAVTAAGFDGLNTLADMTPGVARAFGLHPMFIGSACPDDLDCLERQLQRNDVVAVGEIGLDGFVPEPDMSRQQTWFEDQLQLAKRHDLPVILHVRKAVAPIIEALKRVGVSGGIAHAFNGSRQQADQLTALGFKLGFGGTVTFEGSRRIRALAAELPLDAIVLETDAPDIPPAWDRGGRNEPANVARVASEIARLRGLDVATVIAATGRNALAVLPRLGDVLAAG
- a CDS encoding TetR/AcrR family transcriptional regulator, which codes for MEKTSTKPRTQLDRQAWVDSAIELLAKEGVTGLRVELLAKHLKVTKGSFYWHFKDRRDLLDAVLNHWKDGRIRDIVKQTTAEPGNELAQIHHVIDVYSTSRSRRGIMIELAVRDWAKRDALAAAVVEEVDTKRLDCARALFLACGVPMAEASSRSMLLYAYVFGVSLMFCDQFSPDLDTLKRDIADLIARSASTRREHVA
- a CDS encoding electron transfer flavoprotein subunit beta/FixA family protein, producing the protein MKILVPVKRVVDYNVKVRVKSDNTGVDVANVKMSMNPFDEIAVEEAVRLKEAGIATEVVAVSCGVAQCQETLRTAMAIGADRGILVQTDEELQPLAVAKLLKAICEKENPELVVLGKQAIDDDANQTGQMLASMMKLPQATFASKVAIADGKATVTREIDGGLETLTMPLPAIVTTDLRLNEPRYATLPNIMKAKKKPLDNFTPVDLGVDVSPRLKTLKVEEPPKRSAGVKVADVAELVAKLKNEAKVI
- a CDS encoding electron transfer flavoprotein subunit alpha/FixB family protein — protein: MSILVIAEHDNAEVKASTLNAIAAAKAIGGDIDLLVAGSGCGAVAEAVARLDGVTRVLVADAAHYADQGAENVAELISSRASGYSHVLAPATTFGKNVLPRVAATLDVAQISDIIAVESADTFKRPIYAGNAIATVQSADAVKVITVRTTAFEAVGEGGSASVEAIDAAVDTGMSSLVGRELTVSERPELGAAGIIVSGGRGLGSGENYHQLLEPLADKLGAALGASRAAVDAGYVPNDYQVGQTGKIVAPQLYVAIGISGAIQHLAGMKDSKVIVAINKDEEAPIFQVADYGLVADLFEAVPALTGELG
- a CDS encoding energy-coupling factor ABC transporter permease, with protein sequence MNLAAELFPAAWLWSAGLIALAVAVWMVRTGPWASLREPVRLNLFLGCGVMLALVWSLKAGVNPGLDIHLLGAMVVTLVMGPQLGMAALGLALAGVTLNGGAEWLAFPINWLVMAVVPVAVANTYFRLIERFAPKHFFVFIFVIAFFGSAITALAQGVFASTVLWAAGAYTYDFLMAQYLPFFLLLGFSEAWLSGAAVTMMVVFRPGWVIRFDDQVYLWNK